A genomic stretch from Candidatus Nitrososphaera gargensis Ga9.2 includes:
- a CDS encoding glycosyltransferase family 4 protein, protein MAVNYWPIVPGQGTRHPKVISELLENHCDLTIITTHVDKTKGKSFVVEYEGKKKIIRIPFKRFNGKGFFPRALTYLSFAISCIFAAMYIDKHSLIFSVGPDPPYFSLTTPILSRIKSSRNLALLTDMLPDVAFDVGLVKSKVAKDIIRYFCIQAYRNADHIMVITDKLKTRLIHYGVQPERISVVPLAVDTKTFAPRSADQKLVAELKINNKFIVLYSGSFGQMYDFDLLLEAARSIQEYNSNINFIIRGDGAQKSHIAEKISSLDLKNTVLLGPVDSTDLIVSYINLASICVVPMKDSKSIDMTHPSKIFEFWSCGKPVICTSRGELADLVNRSKAGIAIPPGDKQALVDAILRLYNDQTILNNMSVSARTFVENEFSYHIVREKMLNVIERLHRD, encoded by the coding sequence TTGGCTGTTAACTACTGGCCAATCGTTCCAGGTCAAGGCACTAGACATCCAAAAGTCATTTCCGAATTACTTGAGAATCACTGCGATCTGACGATAATTACTACACATGTAGATAAGACAAAAGGCAAATCTTTTGTTGTCGAGTACGAGGGAAAAAAGAAGATCATTCGAATTCCGTTCAAGAGGTTTAATGGAAAAGGTTTTTTCCCAAGAGCATTGACCTATCTTTCATTCGCCATATCATGTATATTTGCAGCTATGTACATTGACAAACACAGTTTGATTTTTTCAGTCGGGCCCGATCCTCCTTATTTCAGCTTGACTACGCCAATTCTGAGCCGAATAAAATCATCAAGAAATTTGGCACTATTGACTGATATGCTACCAGATGTCGCTTTTGATGTCGGTCTTGTAAAGTCAAAGGTTGCAAAGGACATCATTAGATACTTTTGTATACAAGCCTATAGAAATGCAGATCATATCATGGTCATCACCGACAAACTGAAGACAAGGTTAATCCATTATGGTGTGCAGCCGGAAAGGATCTCTGTTGTGCCATTGGCGGTAGATACAAAGACGTTTGCGCCCAGATCTGCTGATCAAAAACTTGTCGCCGAGCTTAAAATAAATAATAAATTCATAGTTCTGTATTCGGGCTCATTCGGACAAATGTACGATTTTGATCTGCTACTTGAAGCCGCAAGGTCTATTCAAGAATATAATTCGAATATTAATTTTATAATAAGGGGAGATGGAGCACAAAAATCCCATATTGCAGAAAAGATCAGCTCGTTGGATCTCAAAAATACTGTCTTGCTAGGTCCGGTCGACAGTACGGACCTAATTGTATCATACATCAATCTAGCTTCTATATGTGTCGTTCCCATGAAAGATTCAAAAAGTATCGACATGACTCATCCATCAAAGATATTTGAATTCTGGTCATGTGGAAAACCGGTAATATGCACATCAAGAGGCGAACTTGCGGACTTGGTCAATCGTTCCAAAGCGGGGATAGCGATACCCCCTGGCGACAAGCAAGCCCTTGTAGACGCAATTCTGCGTCTTTACAATGACCAAACAATCCTGAACAATATGTCAGTTAGCGCTAGGACGTTTGTAGAAAATGAATTTTCGTATCACATAGTACGTGAAAAAATGCTAAATGTTATAGAAAGACTACATCGTGATTAG